In Electrophorus electricus isolate fEleEle1 chromosome 18, fEleEle1.pri, whole genome shotgun sequence, one genomic interval encodes:
- the adgra2 gene encoding adhesion G protein-coupled receptor A2 isoform X2, with protein sequence MSLKGTMLRPGVGIPFWGRLLLLLVLLIASECRLAQACPELVSSGCSCTDERTKAHSAQAARKRVSCAGKELTEIPEVSLLPNRTISLNLSNNRIRVLRNGSFAGLHSLDKLDLRNNLISAVMPGAFQSLTVLRKLDLSNNRIGCLTPDIFQGLANLTKLNISGNIFSSLDPNIFQELSSLKLVNFDSEFLSCDCSLRWVPGFFRTSSARLGGETFCAYPRKLQNRQLRDVQESELTCEGPLELHTLSLLPSLRQIVFKGDRLPFHCTAALVDNITALHWRHQGQAVTNDPSDGVLLEANVVHDCTFVTSELILANVHVEASGEWECVVSTGRGNISRSVEIVVLENSATFCPEQRVTNNRGEFRWPRTLAGITSYQHCLQLHYPAIAVGGGVDQKKASRYCDRSGRWEEGDYSQCLYTNDITNVLHNFILSPINASSAVTLAHQVRSYTLEAAGFTDTVDVLYVAQMMQKFMDYIKQQRELSEILVEMASNLMQVDGQILSRAQREERVCSSIVHSLESLAWPQLEPLAQDLSMMSRNIVIEAHLIRPAHFTGMSCTAYQRRESSGISSGLETIDSTNEQQLRFRCTTGTHNTSLNAFPLKNAVALASVSLPPSLFPPSAPTDCKLQFVAFRTGRFFPFIGNASSTSDHTQRRSANTPVIYAGLDGCTMWNQSAPIIVSLRHTSPGSDPVAAHWSLQALKHHGSWRSDGCQLAHSDSSTSTLHCSVLSNYAVLQEVPNFPGLTPIPVEVLHPVVYTCTAVLLLCLFTIIFTYILHHSSIRITRKSWHTLLNTCFHIAMTMAVFAGGITLTGYPVVCQAVGIVLHYSSLSTLLWIGISARVLYKEALWQSPRQPEGEAGVPPVQRPMLRFYLIAGGVPLIICGITAAVNINNYGDGIPYCWLLWQPSIGAFYVPAGLVIVVTWIYFLCTVTRLRCQNSQRAKEPSSSASGSTPPPEAQPALSGSTSLLSTDSAVGPVRARAAPEDLHSPKAQFLALLATQLVFVLTWCCGAMAMWHADRERKLFSCLYGGVATGLGVFLVLHHCFKRLDVQAAWLSCCPGYHRSQPMPAYGPPCTAGVSGQSASERGSPLFAGCPPPPAEPNNYSSSARSSSTPSGAGSTGTGPCKLTNLLQVTQDNAHSAGRAPTGAGTNTSTSTDNNNSSSKPANDAPSAPNATAPTQQPQRRKAGGRTKAGGALYHHRGEGRGHYRLKALRGGGGGGSVGALGPPGMEQVHHLHRPASSENGSLRNSHSESQNGPLTNGRPRGEGLATSLSEGSDGGSSGGRKPFPLLPSVASRVATQQNAQRRSASRDNLKTAAAVDRDSRRSSFPLNVAMATVIGTTTSPTPAAPNGTLKGSVIQLDTSSTDQSQGSVGMRGGIWKSETTV encoded by the exons GGACCTCAGGAATAACTTGATCAGCGCAGTGATGCCCGGAGCCTTTCAGAGTCTGACAGTGCTGCGGAAACT TGACCTGTCCAACAACCGGATTGGCTGCCTCACTCCAGACATTTTCCAGGGACTCGCGAACCTTACCAAACT TAACATCTCAGGCAACATCTTCTCCTCACTGGATCCGAACATTTTCCAGGAGCTTTCATCTCTAAAGCTGGT GAACTTTGACTCGGAGTTCCTGTCATGTGATTGCAGCCTGCGCTGGGTGCCAGGCTTTTTCCGCACCAGTTCGGCCCGGCTCGGTGGAGAAACGTTTTGCGCGTACCCCAGAAAGCTCCAAAACAGACAACTCCGTGACGTGCAAGAGAGCGAACTGACCTGTG AAGGCCCTTTAGAGCTGCACACGCTCTCCCTGTTACCCTCCCTGCGCCAGATTGTGTTCAAAGGAGACAGGCTGCCGTTCCACTGTACCGCCGCCCTGGTGGACAACATCACGGCCTTGCACTGGCGCCACCAAGGTCAGGCCGTGACGAACGATCCCTCGGACGGAGTTCTGCTGGAGGCAAATGTGGTGCACGACTGCACGTTCGTCACCAG CGAGCTGATCCTGGCGAACGTGCACGTGGAGGCGAGCGGCGAGTGGGAGTGCGTGGTGTCGACGGGCCGGGGAAACATCTCGCGCAGCGTGGAGATCGTGGTTCTAGAGAACAGCGCCACCTTCTGCCCTGAGCAGAGAGTGACCAATAACAGAGGAGAGTTCAG ATGGCCAAGAACTCTGGCTGGAATCACCTCATATCAGCACTGCCTGCAGCTGCATTACCCAGCCATAGCTGTAGGGGGTGGTGTGGACCAGAAGAAGGCATCTCGTTACTGCGACCGTTCTGGGCGCTGGGAAGAAGGAGACTACTCTCAGTGTCTCTACACCAATGACATCACCAATGTCCTCCACAATTTCATACTG AGTCCCATCAATGCTTCCAGCGCTGTGACGTTAGCACATCAGGTGAGGTCCTACACTCTGGAGGCAGCAGGCTTCACAGACACAGTGGATGTTCTCTATGTGGCACAGATGATGCAGAAATTCATGGACTATATCAAACAGCAACGTGAG CTGTCGGAGATTCTGGTAGAGATGGCGAGTAACCTGATGCAAGTGGACGGTCAGATCCTGTCCCGGGctcagagagaagagagggttTGCAGCTCCATTGTGCACTCCCTGGAGTCGCTGGCCTGGCCTCAGCTGGAACCCCTCGCTCAGGACCTCTCGATG ATGTCTCGGAACATCGTGATTGAAGCACACTTGATACGCCCCGCCCACTTTACTGGCATGAGTTGCACTGCATATCAGAGACGGGAGAGCTCAGGAATCAGTTCTGGATTGGAAACGATAGACTCCACCAACGAGCAGCAGTTACGCTTCCGTTGTACCACTGGAACCCACAACACTTCACTAAATGCTTTCCCTTTAAAG aatgCCGTGGCACTTGCTTcggtctccctccctccatctctctttcctccGAGTGCTCCGACGGACTGCAAACTGCAGTTTGTGGCTTTCCGCACAGGAAGGTTCTTCCCTTTCATTGGAAACGCCAGCAGTACATCTGACCACACTCAAAGACGCAGCGCCAACACACCGGTCATTTACGCAGGCCTCG ATGGCTGCACCATGTGGAACCAGTCTGCTCCTATCATAGTGTCACTACGACACACGTCACCTGGCAGTGACCCTGTGGCTGCCCACTGGAGCCTGCAGGCACTCAAGCATCATGGGAGTTGGCGTTCAGATGGCTGTCAGCTGGCCCACAGTGACTCAAGCACCTCCACGCTCCACTGCTCTGTGCTCAGCAACTATGCTGTGCTTCAG gAGGTGCCTAATTTCCCAGGTCTGACCCCCATTCCTGTGGAAGTGCTCCATCCGGTGGTCTACACCTGCACTGCAGTActtctcctctgcctctttACCATCATCTTCACATACATTTTGCACCACAg CTCCATCAGGATTACCAGGAAGAGCTGGCACACCCTCCTCAACACCTGTTTCCACATCGCCATGACGATGGCGGTGTTCGCAGGGGGCATTACCCTGACCGGCTACCCAGTCGTGTGTCAAGCA gtgggtATTGTTCTGCACTACTCTTCTTTGTCCACTCTGTTGTGGATTGGGATCAGTGCACGTGTGCTCTACAAGGAAGCCTTGTGGCAGTCTCCACGGCAACCGGAGGGCGAGGCCGGGGTGCCGCCTGTCCAGCGGCCCATGCTCAG GTTTTATCTGATtgctgggggtgttcccctgaTCATATGCGGGATCACAGCAGCTGTCAACATCAACAACTACGGAGACGGCATACCTTA CTGctggttgctatggcaacctAGTATCGGCGCATTCTATGTTCCGGCTGGCCTGGTGATCGTGGTGACCTGGATCTACTTCCTGTGCACTGTGACTCGCCTGAGGTGTCAAAACTCCCAGAGGGCCAAAGAGCCGTCCAGCTCCGCCTCTGGCTCCACCCCGCCGCCCGAGGCCCAACCGGCTCTCAGCGGCAGCACCAGCCTGCTCTCAACAGACTCCGCGGTCGGCCCGGTGCGTGCCAGGGCGGCGCCAGAGGACCTGCACTCACCAAAGGCACAGTTTTTGGCGCTGCTGGCGACACAGCTGGTGTTTGTGCTCACGTGGTGCTGCGGCGCGATGGCTATGTGGCATGCGGACAGGGAGAGGAAGCTCTTCAGCTGCCTGTATGGGGGCGTGGCCACCGGCCTGGGCGTCTTTCTGGTCCTCCATCACTGCTTCAAGCGCCTGGATGTCCAGGCGGCCTGGCTAAGCTGCTGCCCGGGCTACCATCGCTCGCAGCCCATGCCTGCCTACGGGCCGCCCTGCACGGCTGGCGTCAGCGGGCAGAGCGCCTCAGAGAGGGGCTCGCCGCTTTTCGCGGGTTGTCCGCCACCGCCGGCTGAGCCGAACAACTACTCCTCCTCCGCCAGGTCATCATCCACGCCCAGCGGCGCGGGTAGCACCGGCACCGGGCCCTGCAAACTCACCAACCTTCTGCAGGTGACGCAGGACAACGCCCACAGCGCCGGCCGTGCCCCGACAGGTGCCGGCACCAACACCAGCACAAGCAcggacaacaacaacagcagcagcaagccCGCCAACGACGCTCCATCCGCGCCCAACGCCACCGCTCCGACCCAGCAGCCGCAGAGGAGGAAGGCCGGCGGTCGAACTAAAGCGGGCGGTGCTCTGTACCACCAccggggggaggggaggggacacTATCGGCTCAAGGCCTTGCGgggcggtgggggtgggggtagcgTGGGAGCCCTGGGCCCCCCTGGGATGGAACAAGTGCATCATCTTCACAGGCCCGCGTCCAGCGAGAACGGGAGCCTCCGGAACAGCCACTCAGAGAGCCAGAATGGGCCGCTGACCAATGGGAGGCCCCGTGGGGAGGGGCTAGCGACAAGCCTCTCAGAGGGCAGCGACGGTGGCAGCAGCGGGGGCCGGAAGCCTTTCCCGCTGCTGCCCTCCGTGGCAAGCCGCGTGGCCACGCAGCAGAATGCGCAGCGCCGCAGCGCCAGCCGGGACAACCTCAAAACGGCTGCCGCAGTCGACAGGGACTCCAGACGGAGCTCGTTCCCGCTGAACGTCGCCATGGCGACGGTCATCGGGACTACCACCTCACCCACCCCTGCTGCACCCAATGGGACCCTGAAAGGCTCTGTGATCCAGCTGGACACGAGCAGCACGGACCAATCGCAGGGTTCGGTGGGGATGAGGGGCGGGATTTGGAAGAGTGAGACCACAGTGTGA
- the adgra2 gene encoding adhesion G protein-coupled receptor A2 isoform X1: MSLKGTMLRPGVGIPFWGRLLLLLVLLIASECRLAQACPELVSSGCSCTDERTKAHSAQAARKRVSCAGKELTEIPEVSLLPNRTISLNLSNNRIRVLRNGSFAGLHSLDKLDLRNNLISAVMPGAFQSLTVLRKLDLSNNRIGCLTPDIFQGLANLTKLNISGNIFSSLDPNIFQELSSLKLVNFDSEFLSCDCSLRWVPGFFRTSSARLGGETFCAYPRKLQNRQLRDVQESELTCEGPLELHTLSLLPSLRQIVFKGDRLPFHCTAALVDNITALHWRHQGQAVTNDPSDGVLLEANVVHDCTFVTSELILANVHVEASGEWECVVSTGRGNISRSVEIVVLENSATFCPEQRVTNNRGEFRWPRTLAGITSYQHCLQLHYPAIAVGGGVDQKKASRYCDRSGRWEEGDYSQCLYTNDITNVLHNFILSPINASSAVTLAHQVRSYTLEAAGFTDTVDVLYVAQMMQKFMDYIKQQRERLQHKLQQIFGPETLLVSQLSEILVEMASNLMQVDGQILSRAQREERVCSSIVHSLESLAWPQLEPLAQDLSMMSRNIVIEAHLIRPAHFTGMSCTAYQRRESSGISSGLETIDSTNEQQLRFRCTTGTHNTSLNAFPLKNAVALASVSLPPSLFPPSAPTDCKLQFVAFRTGRFFPFIGNASSTSDHTQRRSANTPVIYAGLDGCTMWNQSAPIIVSLRHTSPGSDPVAAHWSLQALKHHGSWRSDGCQLAHSDSSTSTLHCSVLSNYAVLQEVPNFPGLTPIPVEVLHPVVYTCTAVLLLCLFTIIFTYILHHSSIRITRKSWHTLLNTCFHIAMTMAVFAGGITLTGYPVVCQAVGIVLHYSSLSTLLWIGISARVLYKEALWQSPRQPEGEAGVPPVQRPMLRFYLIAGGVPLIICGITAAVNINNYGDGIPYCWLLWQPSIGAFYVPAGLVIVVTWIYFLCTVTRLRCQNSQRAKEPSSSASGSTPPPEAQPALSGSTSLLSTDSAVGPVRARAAPEDLHSPKAQFLALLATQLVFVLTWCCGAMAMWHADRERKLFSCLYGGVATGLGVFLVLHHCFKRLDVQAAWLSCCPGYHRSQPMPAYGPPCTAGVSGQSASERGSPLFAGCPPPPAEPNNYSSSARSSSTPSGAGSTGTGPCKLTNLLQVTQDNAHSAGRAPTGAGTNTSTSTDNNNSSSKPANDAPSAPNATAPTQQPQRRKAGGRTKAGGALYHHRGEGRGHYRLKALRGGGGGGSVGALGPPGMEQVHHLHRPASSENGSLRNSHSESQNGPLTNGRPRGEGLATSLSEGSDGGSSGGRKPFPLLPSVASRVATQQNAQRRSASRDNLKTAAAVDRDSRRSSFPLNVAMATVIGTTTSPTPAAPNGTLKGSVIQLDTSSTDQSQGSVGMRGGIWKSETTV, encoded by the exons GGACCTCAGGAATAACTTGATCAGCGCAGTGATGCCCGGAGCCTTTCAGAGTCTGACAGTGCTGCGGAAACT TGACCTGTCCAACAACCGGATTGGCTGCCTCACTCCAGACATTTTCCAGGGACTCGCGAACCTTACCAAACT TAACATCTCAGGCAACATCTTCTCCTCACTGGATCCGAACATTTTCCAGGAGCTTTCATCTCTAAAGCTGGT GAACTTTGACTCGGAGTTCCTGTCATGTGATTGCAGCCTGCGCTGGGTGCCAGGCTTTTTCCGCACCAGTTCGGCCCGGCTCGGTGGAGAAACGTTTTGCGCGTACCCCAGAAAGCTCCAAAACAGACAACTCCGTGACGTGCAAGAGAGCGAACTGACCTGTG AAGGCCCTTTAGAGCTGCACACGCTCTCCCTGTTACCCTCCCTGCGCCAGATTGTGTTCAAAGGAGACAGGCTGCCGTTCCACTGTACCGCCGCCCTGGTGGACAACATCACGGCCTTGCACTGGCGCCACCAAGGTCAGGCCGTGACGAACGATCCCTCGGACGGAGTTCTGCTGGAGGCAAATGTGGTGCACGACTGCACGTTCGTCACCAG CGAGCTGATCCTGGCGAACGTGCACGTGGAGGCGAGCGGCGAGTGGGAGTGCGTGGTGTCGACGGGCCGGGGAAACATCTCGCGCAGCGTGGAGATCGTGGTTCTAGAGAACAGCGCCACCTTCTGCCCTGAGCAGAGAGTGACCAATAACAGAGGAGAGTTCAG ATGGCCAAGAACTCTGGCTGGAATCACCTCATATCAGCACTGCCTGCAGCTGCATTACCCAGCCATAGCTGTAGGGGGTGGTGTGGACCAGAAGAAGGCATCTCGTTACTGCGACCGTTCTGGGCGCTGGGAAGAAGGAGACTACTCTCAGTGTCTCTACACCAATGACATCACCAATGTCCTCCACAATTTCATACTG AGTCCCATCAATGCTTCCAGCGCTGTGACGTTAGCACATCAGGTGAGGTCCTACACTCTGGAGGCAGCAGGCTTCACAGACACAGTGGATGTTCTCTATGTGGCACAGATGATGCAGAAATTCATGGACTATATCAAACAGCAACGTGAG AGATTGCAACACAAATTGCAACAGATATTCGGTCCTGAGACCCTATTGGTGTCACAGCTGTCGGAGATTCTGGTAGAGATGGCGAGTAACCTGATGCAAGTGGACGGTCAGATCCTGTCCCGGGctcagagagaagagagggttTGCAGCTCCATTGTGCACTCCCTGGAGTCGCTGGCCTGGCCTCAGCTGGAACCCCTCGCTCAGGACCTCTCGATG ATGTCTCGGAACATCGTGATTGAAGCACACTTGATACGCCCCGCCCACTTTACTGGCATGAGTTGCACTGCATATCAGAGACGGGAGAGCTCAGGAATCAGTTCTGGATTGGAAACGATAGACTCCACCAACGAGCAGCAGTTACGCTTCCGTTGTACCACTGGAACCCACAACACTTCACTAAATGCTTTCCCTTTAAAG aatgCCGTGGCACTTGCTTcggtctccctccctccatctctctttcctccGAGTGCTCCGACGGACTGCAAACTGCAGTTTGTGGCTTTCCGCACAGGAAGGTTCTTCCCTTTCATTGGAAACGCCAGCAGTACATCTGACCACACTCAAAGACGCAGCGCCAACACACCGGTCATTTACGCAGGCCTCG ATGGCTGCACCATGTGGAACCAGTCTGCTCCTATCATAGTGTCACTACGACACACGTCACCTGGCAGTGACCCTGTGGCTGCCCACTGGAGCCTGCAGGCACTCAAGCATCATGGGAGTTGGCGTTCAGATGGCTGTCAGCTGGCCCACAGTGACTCAAGCACCTCCACGCTCCACTGCTCTGTGCTCAGCAACTATGCTGTGCTTCAG gAGGTGCCTAATTTCCCAGGTCTGACCCCCATTCCTGTGGAAGTGCTCCATCCGGTGGTCTACACCTGCACTGCAGTActtctcctctgcctctttACCATCATCTTCACATACATTTTGCACCACAg CTCCATCAGGATTACCAGGAAGAGCTGGCACACCCTCCTCAACACCTGTTTCCACATCGCCATGACGATGGCGGTGTTCGCAGGGGGCATTACCCTGACCGGCTACCCAGTCGTGTGTCAAGCA gtgggtATTGTTCTGCACTACTCTTCTTTGTCCACTCTGTTGTGGATTGGGATCAGTGCACGTGTGCTCTACAAGGAAGCCTTGTGGCAGTCTCCACGGCAACCGGAGGGCGAGGCCGGGGTGCCGCCTGTCCAGCGGCCCATGCTCAG GTTTTATCTGATtgctgggggtgttcccctgaTCATATGCGGGATCACAGCAGCTGTCAACATCAACAACTACGGAGACGGCATACCTTA CTGctggttgctatggcaacctAGTATCGGCGCATTCTATGTTCCGGCTGGCCTGGTGATCGTGGTGACCTGGATCTACTTCCTGTGCACTGTGACTCGCCTGAGGTGTCAAAACTCCCAGAGGGCCAAAGAGCCGTCCAGCTCCGCCTCTGGCTCCACCCCGCCGCCCGAGGCCCAACCGGCTCTCAGCGGCAGCACCAGCCTGCTCTCAACAGACTCCGCGGTCGGCCCGGTGCGTGCCAGGGCGGCGCCAGAGGACCTGCACTCACCAAAGGCACAGTTTTTGGCGCTGCTGGCGACACAGCTGGTGTTTGTGCTCACGTGGTGCTGCGGCGCGATGGCTATGTGGCATGCGGACAGGGAGAGGAAGCTCTTCAGCTGCCTGTATGGGGGCGTGGCCACCGGCCTGGGCGTCTTTCTGGTCCTCCATCACTGCTTCAAGCGCCTGGATGTCCAGGCGGCCTGGCTAAGCTGCTGCCCGGGCTACCATCGCTCGCAGCCCATGCCTGCCTACGGGCCGCCCTGCACGGCTGGCGTCAGCGGGCAGAGCGCCTCAGAGAGGGGCTCGCCGCTTTTCGCGGGTTGTCCGCCACCGCCGGCTGAGCCGAACAACTACTCCTCCTCCGCCAGGTCATCATCCACGCCCAGCGGCGCGGGTAGCACCGGCACCGGGCCCTGCAAACTCACCAACCTTCTGCAGGTGACGCAGGACAACGCCCACAGCGCCGGCCGTGCCCCGACAGGTGCCGGCACCAACACCAGCACAAGCAcggacaacaacaacagcagcagcaagccCGCCAACGACGCTCCATCCGCGCCCAACGCCACCGCTCCGACCCAGCAGCCGCAGAGGAGGAAGGCCGGCGGTCGAACTAAAGCGGGCGGTGCTCTGTACCACCAccggggggaggggaggggacacTATCGGCTCAAGGCCTTGCGgggcggtgggggtgggggtagcgTGGGAGCCCTGGGCCCCCCTGGGATGGAACAAGTGCATCATCTTCACAGGCCCGCGTCCAGCGAGAACGGGAGCCTCCGGAACAGCCACTCAGAGAGCCAGAATGGGCCGCTGACCAATGGGAGGCCCCGTGGGGAGGGGCTAGCGACAAGCCTCTCAGAGGGCAGCGACGGTGGCAGCAGCGGGGGCCGGAAGCCTTTCCCGCTGCTGCCCTCCGTGGCAAGCCGCGTGGCCACGCAGCAGAATGCGCAGCGCCGCAGCGCCAGCCGGGACAACCTCAAAACGGCTGCCGCAGTCGACAGGGACTCCAGACGGAGCTCGTTCCCGCTGAACGTCGCCATGGCGACGGTCATCGGGACTACCACCTCACCCACCCCTGCTGCACCCAATGGGACCCTGAAAGGCTCTGTGATCCAGCTGGACACGAGCAGCACGGACCAATCGCAGGGTTCGGTGGGGATGAGGGGCGGGATTTGGAAGAGTGAGACCACAGTGTGA